From one Rhodamnia argentea isolate NSW1041297 chromosome 1, ASM2092103v1, whole genome shotgun sequence genomic stretch:
- the LOC115753290 gene encoding ankyrin repeat-containing protein NPR4-like: MDPQLYEAARSGDASFLERIDGNSTLLSQVTPKRNTILHISAEFKQVDFFKEATRLCPWLFDKTNSKQETPLQVAAKVGCSELVDFIVDRARRAYPDLESEVGHDGGLQKLLGMVNLEGDNALHLGVRNGHYLVVKSLVEADAGLLDCANCPGESPFYIATAKGHGEIAELILSHSGSCFPGGTNGMTALHAALYYQLNGTMKKIVKKRADMIREGDALGWTPLHYAAHFGNVNAVRLFLKYDSSAAYIPDKDGESALHIAAFRGRTSVMEEVLKVRPDACDLLDNKGRTALHAAVLGGQEKAVRFILGLPELVGLVNEADEDGNTPLHLAAMYKKYSIIAILARDSRVDLKAMNKKNLTALGIYRKYQESGFAAAKVYFMLKETYGVQDMQAWVNTNVKKMLNRGPDEIVPTENFGHKETTSHEKGNMLEIHLLVAMLIATVTFAAAFTMPGGYDNTGPDEGMASLTSNLAFKAFVIFDTMAFCCSVAAVYLQFGTSGGGYYERARFIKAAMVFIFIAILGMVLAFASAMYIVLAKCIGLGLTAYITAGCFIATFFLRWFVDPLGKPDLGLRPLRKYLRNLLFRYEVI, from the exons ATGGACCCTCAGCTCTACGAAGCCGCGAGATCCGGGGACGCCTCGTTCCTCGAGAGGATAGATGGCAACTCCACTCTGCTCTCGCAGGTGACCCCGAAGCGAAACACGATCCTTCACATCTCGGCCGAGTTCAAGCAAGTCGACTTCTTCAAAGAAGCCACGAGGCTCTGCCCATGGCTCTTCGATAAGACGAACTCGAAGCAAGAGACCCCACTTCAGGTCGCAGCCAAAGTGGGCTGCTCCGAGCTGGTTGACTTCATCGTTGACCGCGCCAGGAGGGCGTACCCGGATCTTGAGAGCGAGGTTGGGCATGATGGGGGTCTCCAGAAATTGCTCGGGATGGTCAATTTGGAGGGCGATAATGCGTTGCATTTGGGCGTTAGGAATGGGCATTACTTGGTGGTGAAGTCGCTGGTGGAGGCCGACGCTGGGCTCTTGGACTGTGCGAATTGCCCCGGCGAATCGCCCTTTTACATCGCCACGGCAAAGGGGCACGGCGAGATCGCTGAGCTGATACTGAGCCACTCCGGGAGTTGCTTCCCCGGAGGCACCAATGGGATGACTGCTCTGCACGCTGCTCTGTATTATCAGCTCAATG GCACTATGAAGAAGATTGTAAAGAAAAGAGCAGACATGATACGAGAAGGAGATGCCCTTGGCTGGACTCCTCTCCATTATGCTGCTCATTTCGGCAATGTCAATGCTGTTCGATTGTTCTTAAAGTACGACAGTTCAGCGGCTTATATCCCAGACAAGGACGGAGAATCGGCCCTCCATATTGCGGCATTTAGAGGCCGCACTTCCGTCATGGAAGAGGTCCTAAAAGTTCGTCCCGACGCTTGCGACTTGCTAGACAACAAGGGAAGAACTGCTCTCCATGCCGCTGTTTTAGGAGGGCAAGAGAAGGCCGTTCGGTTCATTTTGGGGCTCCCGGAGCTTGTGGGCCTAGTGAACGAAGCGGACGAAGATGGGAACACGCCTCTACATCTGGCTGCCATGTACAAAAAGTACAGCATCATCGCAATCCTTGCTCGGGACAGCCGAGTAGACTTAAAAGCCATGAACAAGAAGAACTTGACGGCCCTCGGCATTTATAGGAAATATCAAGAG AGTGGTTTTGCAGCTGCAAAGGTTTACTTCATGTTGAAAGAGACCTACGGCGTACAAGACATGCAAGCATGGGTCAACACGAATGTAAAGAAGATGCTTAATCGAGGACCCGATGAAATAGTCCCGACCGAGAACTTCGGCCACAAAGAGACCACTTCTCACGAAAAAGGCAACATGCTGGAGATCCACCTCCTCGTGGCGATGCTCATAGCCACAGTCACTTTTGCGGCTGCCTTCACAATGCCCGGCGGATACGACAATACTGGACCGGACGAGGGGATGGCCAGTCTCACCTCGAATCTGGCTTTCAAGGCATTCGTGATTTTTGATACTATGGCATTTTGCTGCTCGGTTGCCGCCGTGTATCTCCAGTTCGGGACTTCCGGGGGGGGCTACTATGAGCGAGCTCGGTTTATAAAGGCCGCCATGGTGTTCATCTTCATCGCTATACTCGGGATGGTATTAGCATTCGCATCGGCAATGTACATAGTGCTGGCCAAGTGCATTGGCCTTGGATTGACAGCTTACATTACGGCCGGCTGCTTTATTGCGACATTCTTTCTCCGGTGGTTCGTGGATCCGTTAG